Proteins encoded by one window of Asterias rubens chromosome 18, eAstRub1.3, whole genome shotgun sequence:
- the LOC117302681 gene encoding uncharacterized protein LOC117302681: protein MGDNVTNLFICVDITMVREIQSAVLIHSYIFGGLCLVLLMLTSYITYKLIRKRHKIRFLLTIEILAIAFFGFRVLFLLIDPYRIRGIVPEIIDRFLEDLALPCLTSAFALVQLTFWELTKIRIMEMYRLSLLIGFIVTHFVVILLIDFVVIFAQGVCVLLVVCQLLTIAWGLILSCGFFCTIRRLHIIQKENNNTLRRKQVTSSGQQDTNISSISTRIDTPHATIQINLQDTTSSHGFDSITTEPSPKRTKSNNKEVRPSSPKSRNRNKHLQKVTIVGIAAMMLGLSCFCLGVYGMIFFSNPSRPVFNIWGWFVYQNLQRSLELGFGVTMAYLAWQRNG from the exons ATGGGTGACAATGTGACCAACTTGTTCATCTGCGTGGACATTACGATGGTCCGAGAAATACAGAGTGCAGTTCTTATCCACTCTTATATCTTTGGCGGTCTGTGTCTAGTACTTCTAATGCTGACGTCGTACATTACGTATAAACTGATTCGTAAACGTCATAAAATACGTTTCCTTTTGACGATTGAGATTCTTGCGATTGCGTTCTTCGGTTTTCGAGTCTTGTTTCTTCTGATTGACCCATATCGTATTAGAGGAATTGTTCCTGAGATAATTGACAGGTTTCTGGAGGATCTTGCTCTGCCGTGCCTCACATCGGCGTTTGCTCTGGTTCAACTAACGTTTTGGGAACTTACCAAGATACGAATAATGGAAATGTACCGTCTGTCCCTACTGATCGGTTTTATTGTAACTCATTTTGTCGTCATACTTCTGATAGATTTTGTGGTTATATTTGCTCAAGGGGTTTGTGTACTTCTTGTAGTGTGTCAGTTGTTAACCATTGCGTGGGGTTTGATCCTAAGCTGTGGCTTCTTCTGTACAATTCGACGGTTACACATcattcaaaaagaaaacaacaatacatTACGTCGTAAACAAGTTACATCTAGCGGTCAGCAAGATACTAATATTAGCAGCATATCTACACGAATTGACACTCCCCACGCTACGATCCAAATCAACCTACAAGATACTACGTCATCTCATGGTTTTGACTCAATAACAACAGAGCCTTCACCCAAACGAACAAAGTCCAATAACAAAGAGGTGCGCCCATCATCACCAAAGAGTCGAAACAGGAATAAACATCTCCAGAAAGTAACAATAGTTGGAATTGCAGCTATGATGCTTGGGTTGAGTTGCTTTTGTTTGGGAGTTTACGGAATGATTTTTTTCAGCAATCCATCGAGACCGGTCTTCAACATCTGGGGATGGTTCGTGTATCAAAATCTCCAAAG ATCATTGGAGTTGGGATTTGGAGTGACGATGGCGTACCTCGCTTGGCAACGGAATGGATGA